GGTCGATTCCCACCTTCAGGTCGTGCTTATGACGGATGAGTTCGAGGGAGTCTCGGAACGAGAAGATGTTTGTTCCGCCCTGGAAGGGAGAGTAGCCGCGATCACCGATGGCCCAATAGCCACCTGCGACGATCGTCGAAACTAGACCGCAGCTGTATGCGCCGGGAAGGCAGGCCCCGTTAGAGCACCCGAGGTTGGCGTTGGGAATGCCGCCGGGCACGATGTTGGCGGAGGCGCAGGTGCCGGAGCCTTGCGAGGTGATGTAGTCGAAGATGCGGTTGTAGCCAAAGCTGGCCTGGTTGACCATGTTTGCATTGAACACATGGGTTTCGCCGAGGGCGATGTTGCGCGCGTGGTTGATGATGTGCTGATTGCTGCCGAAGGCGTTTGCTTCGGCAAATCCTGGAGAGCCGCCGGGCACGTAGGAGAAAGCCTGGTCGTAGCTGAAACGGCCGAAGAGGGTGTCCTTGGCAGTAAGCGTGTGGTCGAGACGGACATCGAACTTGGTTTCGTTCAGAACGCGCACGGGCTGATTGACATAGTTGTAGCCGGAGCTGGCGTTGCTGGCGTTCGGCGCGGGGTACAGGTTCACCATCGCCTGTCCAATGGGGTTGATGAGGCCGGATGGAATCTTGTTACAGGGAGTGCCCTGGGCCTGACTTCCATCGGGATTTGCAGGGAGAGGATTTCCTGCTGCATTGCACTGGAAATAAACATTGGGAAAGGAGGCGGGGTTTGTGGAAGCGCCAATCAGGTTGGGATTGACGATTGCGAGACCGGAGACAGGATTGCCATAAGGATCGGCGGAGAAATCGCCGGTGCGCATGGCCAGCGAAGGCACCAGACCGGTAAAGGCAATGCCGTGACGTTGATATTTTTGTTCGCCATCGACGAAGAAAAAGGTCTTGTCCTTGTGAATCGGCCCGCCGATGGAGCCGCCAAACTGGTTCAGGTTGAACTTTTCCGCCTTGGAGGCAAAGTAGCTCTTGGCATCGAGATCGGTATTGCGCACAAATTCGAATAACGATCCGTGGAAGTTGTTGGTGCCGGATTTTGTGGTGACCAGCACAGTCGGGCCGGCTCGAGTACCGTATTCGGCGGAGTAGGTGTAGGTCAAAACCTTGAACTCCTGAATGTCATCGATCGAGGAGAAGACGCCGATACCGCCTGCAGTGAGTTCGTTATTGTCGACGCCATCCAGCAGCCAGTCCGTGCTGTTGGGGCGGGAGCCACCGACCGATAGCGAGAAAGAACCGCGCGCGGCTACCTCACTGCTGGCGGCGGAGGTGAAAAAGCTATTGGGGTTGGTCTCTGCCGTCGCGCCGGAGGTGAGCGTGGCGAGTTGAACGAAGTCGCGGCCATTCAGGGGGAGTTGCGATACCTGCTGCGAGGTGATGACCTGGCCGAGAGAGGGATTGCCTGTCTCGACAACGACGGCGTCGCCGGAAACTACCACCGAAGTGACTACAGTGGCGGGTGCGATCGAAAAATCGAGTTCGCGGGCTTCATCAATCTGGAGACGCAGATCTTTGGATTCGGCGCTTTGAAAGCCCTGCATATCGACGCGCACGGTGTAGGTGCCGACGGGGAGTAACGGAATCAGATAGTGTCCGGCGCTGTCGGTCTTGCCATCTCGGACCAGGCCCGTTGCCTGAGAAGTTGCTTTGACGGTAGCTCCAGGGACAGCCGATCCCGATTTATCGAGGACATTGCCGGAGAAGCTTCCAATGGCCTGGCCATGCAGGGCAGGAGGGATCATCAGCGCGAGAACGCAGACAACCAGGAGAAGAAGTGTTTTGTGGGATTTTGTATCGGCTGGGCCTGCAACCGATCCCGGACACGTCGTACCAACCATCGTGCGTTTCATAATTGAACCCTTTCGACAAACCTAGGGTGGTTCTTGTATCGACCGCGCTGCGCTGGATTAGATTAATAGACTGTAAGAATTGGTTGTTCGAAAGTCAACGCAAGTTTTGCCGATTCACAGATTTCGCGGTTTTACGGGAACTTCTACCGTAAAGAGCTCGCAGAGTTGACTGGTTGGTCCGAACTGCCGGATCTTTGCTTGAAAGCATCCCAGGGTTACTAACGATTCGCAGGATGCGGACGCCTTATCTCCTGCCAGCCTCGACACCTTATCTCCTCCTACCCTCTTGGTGATCAATTGCTCTGAACAGCGCACAGAAGTGCTCGGAACGACGGCGCAAGCGTTGAGACCGTAAACTAATCGCAGCGATGCCACTTGAATCTCCCAACACCGCTGCAGAACCTCCGATCGTGGACAAGTCCAGCGGCTTCGCTCCTCTGAAGATTTCTCTGTTTCGAGATCGCTGGATTGCGAGCACGATCTCTTCGGTGGGGACGTGGATGCAGGACACTGCGGGCACTTGGCTGATGACCTCGTTGACCGCTTCGCCTCTGCTGATTGCGCTGATGCAGACCGCGGCCAGCCTGCCGGTGCTGCTGCTGGGGCTGCTGGCTGGGGCTACGGCGGACATCTTCGACCGGCGCAAGCTGCTGATCTTCTGGCAGGCGTGGATGCTGGCTTCGGTGGGCGTGCTGGCTGTGCTGACGTTCGTTGGCTATATCTCGCCGTGGGCTTTGCTTGCGTTTACGTTCCTGCTGAACATCGGCTCGGCGATGAACAACCCGGCGTGGCAGGCGATTGTGCCGGAGCTGGTGCCTCGCGAACTGATCCCGGATACGGTGTCGCTGAATGCAGCGAGCAATAACCTGGCGCGTGCGGTGGGCCCGGCGCTTGGCGGATTGATGGTCGCGGGTTTTCAGCGGGTTTATACGGGCGCAGGATCTGTGTTTGCGCTGAATGCGGTGTCGTTTGCGGGCGTGATCTGGGTGCTGGTGAACTGGAAGAGGATTCCGCTGTTCAAGTCGGCGCTGCCTTCGGAGCGCATCGCCGGTTCGATTCGATCGGGGCTGCGGTATGTGCGGTACGCGCCGGATCTGCAGTCGTCTCTGGTGCGCGCGTTCATCTATACGTTCTTCATCTCGGCGATCTGGTCATTGCTGGCAGTGGTCGCAAAGCGTGATTTGAAGCAGGGTCCGCTGGGCTACGGAATTCTGAACGGGTCGCTTGGGTTGGGCGCGGTGATCGCGGCGACTACGCTTCATCGCATTCGTCAGCGATTTTCCGCGGACCAGATTCTGGCGACTTCGACGCTGTACAACGTGGTGGTGCTGCTGGTGCTGGCGTTCGTGCGCAGCCCGTCGATACTGATTGCGACGCTTATCTTGTCGGGCGCGGCGTGGACGAGCACCATGTCGACGATCAACGTCTCGGTGCAGCTTTCGGTGCCTGCGTGGGTGCAGGCTCGTGCGTTGGGGACTTACA
The Edaphobacter lichenicola genome window above contains:
- a CDS encoding TonB-dependent receptor, which codes for MKRTMVGTTCPGSVAGPADTKSHKTLLLLVVCVLALMIPPALHGQAIGSFSGNVLDKSGSAVPGATVKATSQATGLVRDGKTDSAGHYLIPLLPVGTYTVRVDMQGFQSAESKDLRLQIDEARELDFSIAPATVVTSVVVSGDAVVVETGNPSLGQVITSQQVSQLPLNGRDFVQLATLTSGATAETNPNSFFTSAASSEVAARGSFSLSVGGSRPNSTDWLLDGVDNNELTAGGIGVFSSIDDIQEFKVLTYTYSAEYGTRAGPTVLVTTKSGTNNFHGSLFEFVRNTDLDAKSYFASKAEKFNLNQFGGSIGGPIHKDKTFFFVDGEQKYQRHGIAFTGLVPSLAMRTGDFSADPYGNPVSGLAIVNPNLIGASTNPASFPNVYFQCNAAGNPLPANPDGSQAQGTPCNKIPSGLINPIGQAMVNLYPAPNASNASSGYNYVNQPVRVLNETKFDVRLDHTLTAKDTLFGRFSYDQAFSYVPGGSPGFAEANAFGSNQHIINHARNIALGETHVFNANMVNQASFGYNRIFDYITSQGSGTCASANIVPGGIPNANLGCSNGACLPGAYSCGLVSTIVAGGYWAIGDRGYSPFQGGTNIFSFRDSLELIRHKHDLKVGIDLRRNQMNVGTEAFQDGFWIIGNGGNFSGLSSASIGGSPQADFLLGITGLAIHDQTFNGPVTGRRWTIWRPFVEDDWRVTSSLTLNLGLAWALTTPVTEAHGRLANYVPATGKLLVANQNGVSSSAGVNMDLTALEPRIGAAWKVFGSDKTVLRGGFSIYHDSAWSQGAQGLWQNPPFLGESDAFASAGCAFVTSYCATTLGQTPSGISLSSGFQAIPVPPTAGNFTGSFYTQPTDFKLGRVYQYNANVERQLVGNLVLTAGYAGSRGTHILVAGNDLNTGSPSACGVVSGYTIGCLPNGAPYVPPYGTFDTISLFGDVGKTNYDSLQIKAETKTTKYGLYALIAYTYSHTYDNGLSDGLGSELSAPFFPLPNWQKLDWGLSQINLNNSFIASVIYDLPFGRGKQFGSSWNPVTNTLLGGFQLTLIQRISSGFPDPLINSTNASGNFFQNGGNGNNFNRPDRVAGCNPTHADHSKLQWINSSCFVPAQAQQIVNGVLVVPGELGNAGRVPATGPDFVNTDFSVIKDFALPRENTGLQFRAEFFNLFNHTQFGLPVNDVSASGFGAVNSTVNNPRLVQLALKLNF
- a CDS encoding MFS transporter; protein product: MPLESPNTAAEPPIVDKSSGFAPLKISLFRDRWIASTISSVGTWMQDTAGTWLMTSLTASPLLIALMQTAASLPVLLLGLLAGATADIFDRRKLLIFWQAWMLASVGVLAVLTFVGYISPWALLAFTFLLNIGSAMNNPAWQAIVPELVPRELIPDTVSLNAASNNLARAVGPALGGLMVAGFQRVYTGAGSVFALNAVSFAGVIWVLVNWKRIPLFKSALPSERIAGSIRSGLRYVRYAPDLQSSLVRAFIYTFFISAIWSLLAVVAKRDLKQGPLGYGILNGSLGLGAVIAATTLHRIRQRFSADQILATSTLYNVVVLLVLAFVRSPSILIATLILSGAAWTSTMSTINVSVQLSVPAWVQARALGTYMTTFQGGMAFGAILWGYIAEHTSTTIALTTAACGLLITFPFARRFHILQGPLPDHTPYQWKHPAPQLALDTEPTDGPVRISVEYCVPIENYAEFTYAIHQLRGVRLRDGAIRWGIYRDAIDPTHLNETFVMESWLDYLRSRERITAADEAIRARVRALHQHDDPPKTTYQIYAREVANPVPSRSPASAVETKP